In Pristis pectinata isolate sPriPec2 chromosome 2, sPriPec2.1.pri, whole genome shotgun sequence, the sequence gaaacccacgcagaaagaacatgcaaattccacgcagacagtagccgaggtcaggattgaacccaggtctctaactgcaccactgtgccacccaaagaaaccctggatgtcaagggataaaggataagataaaaaaaaagaatcaCGTGGCAGATATAGGGAAATGAAAAGGGACAAAGCCCAACAACAAAGTGTTaaaaaaattaggagggcaaagagggagtATACAGTATCAccggcagacaagattaaggagaatccctaAGTATATTTAAGTacatgaagagcaggagagtaaccagggaaagaaaagAGCCCATTAGAGACCAAAGAGTAATCTCTAAGTAGAGCCATAGTATgtaggcaaggtcttaaatggatacttgcatttatattcacAGACAGACTttgtaattggagaattcaaGGGGGGGGGCTGTGAACTTCTGGAACAAGTTAACATTTAATAAAAGATGTGGGGGAAAGGAAGGAAATTGTTGGGGCTCTGACAGATTTTTTAATCTTCTCTGGCTGCAGCAGGGGTACCAGGTGACTagaggacagcaaatatggtaCTTTTATTCAAAAAGGACACAGGGATAAGCTaggtaattataggcctgtgagtccaacatcagtggtaaggaaattattgaagaaagccccagggacaggattaatccaAACTTGGAAAGCAGAGATGAATCAAAGATAGAATGGCTTTATTATGGGAGATCCTATCtgatcaactttttttttggacGAGGTAACAAAAGTCAATTGAAGACAGCAGTGTGGTCACTGTAGCctctatggacttcagtgaggccttacACAAGGACCCACATGgaagactgatccagaagattataATCCATAAGATTCAAGGCAAActagcttggtaataggaggcagaggatgatggtgacaAATTACAATAACCATCCAAACAAAATGAAGCACAGGAATTTACAgtacaggtcattcagcccattatatctGTGCCAAATCTTTACTAAATCTTAGAATGATGCCACCATATTACCAGATCTTCCCACTGCACTGAGTTTTTCTATGCCTCAAATATAGATCCATTTTCTTAAAAATAGTCTAGGGAATAGTTcaaagtaaaatgaaaaactaATCTCTATCCCAACATCTCAGTGGCAATTTTAACCTTCACCGAATTCCCAGTTTATTTACCCTATTTAGAAGGATTGAGAACTACTTGaactgaggctgtgtcctcatccCATTGTACTTAGCCAAcatttcacaagaaaaaatatttacctaaatggtgaatactgatgtctAAAGCCAGAATATCAAGGAGTAATTCTATATTACACCATTGCTGATAGGGACAACAACATCAAGGTAGCATCAAGATATTAAGAATAGAAATAGCCTCTTAAATAAATGCAGAGTCAACATCCACAACTAATGCACAAAATATTGCATTCTTCCTTTACATTTAAACTTCCCactaaaaatgaattaatgtaCATCCATCACACAATGAGAATAAAATGTACCACAACCAACTACATATATGAACAGTAACATACATAGTCTTTACTAGCAAACCTTCTCATAAGGATACTTCGAAGAAAATGTTTGGACCATGCAGAACTGAAACATGCCCTCGCTCACACCCAAAACTTGCTCAAAATTAAGGTTCAAACTTCTTCAGCATATTTCATTAGGAATAATATCAATTAAACATCCAGAGGCTGCTTAACTGTCTGTTCAGGGCCAGCTTGGAGCTATTACCTACCCAGAGACCCATGGGCAAGAGAGCTGACTGCTTTCCACAGGAGAATATGTAACTGGGAGAAACACTCCTGGTCTTCCAATTCCAtatacattaaaacaaaacaaagtaaaaataacCTTTGTTGGAATCTACAGGTTGTTACACCATCTGCTGAAAACATGAGTAGAGAATGCCCACACATATTCTCTACTCAGCACCAACCAATTTTCAGAGAAATGAGGCACTCAATGGCACATGGAAGGAACCTACCACCTTAAACAGGGACCCCCAAATATCATCTAAAATTGCATTAGAACTATTTCACACCTTGAGACATCCGTTTTTTTGAGACAGCAATTTGAGATCTTTTGAAGAGGTTGTTGATTGTCTGTAGCTACAAGATTTATTTGTTTCAGTTCTAAATATTGCTATCACTGGTGTAGTATTTATTGCCCGTCCCCAATTGACCTTTCCTGATTGCCCTTAAAATAAATGGCCCACTAGGTCATTTCATAGGGCAActgagtcaaccacattactgcCAGGCCAGTCACAAAAACCAGACTGGGCAAGAACTGCAAGTTTTTCCTACCTTAAAAGGACTTTAATAAACAAGATGACTTTGATGTCAATCCACTAATTTcatactagctttttattccaaatttacttagttaaccaaatttaaattctttattCCTGTGGCATGATTTGAACACACTTCTGGATTAATAGTCTAGTAACATAATCACTGTGCTACCATTATCCCTATAGTAAACTAGTAAACTTGTTTTTGTAGAATTACATTGGCAGTCCTTGGGCAAACATGTCATTTTACCTAACAGTAGTACTGCTAAGTTTTATTCAAGTGTTATCAGCCTAACCAGAGAAGGAAACCAAAATGAGCCTACTATAAATTAACTAATGCTTAAAGATCATTATTTACATACATTTGATCACGACTATTTATCCCATGTAAAACTATAGTAGTTCACAGCTAGCTGAGTTGGTGAATGTGTTTTACCAGCCCTCTTTTCAAAGAGGTAGCAAATTACACATTCCAGTAGCTTGTGTATAATTCAAGGATTCAATGTTGATTCATAAGTCTTGCTATTATTCATTTAGATATCAAGTGAAAAGTTTGCAATGCAAGAGAAAAGTTTgcttaaaaaaaaccaaaaacacAAAAACCACATTACAAACATTCAGGCCCTCAGGATCCTGTCTTTTACAATTAACAACCCCAATTGCTCTTTCATACCACGTACATGAATTATTTAGAACATTCATTGTGGCTATAGAAAAAGCCACACAATTTTTATTGCATGGGTACTTCTGGATGTCGACCAACATAAAACCAAATTCTGCAACTCTGTCCATGGACCCACATGCTACACAGGATTATAATTTAATAGAAATATGATGCCAAAATAATCAGATGTCAGCTAATTGTGCAAAGATGGTTGCATATATGTCTTATAGCTTTACAAAATTTGGTTAAAACATTAGAGGACAAAGGATTAGTGCCATTCCAAAGTTTAAATACAAACAATCTCTTTTGCTTTCTTAAAACAGTAGAAAAGAAACCCAATTTGAAGGGCAAAATTCAAATGAGGTTCATTTGAGTTCAGCTGTTAAACTTCGGTGCAAATAATTAAGGCTATTAAGGCATGCAAAGGCAATTCTTGGTTCTGTACCTTGAAATAAAGTACAAATGGGATGTAATAGCAAACCAGAAGACCTTAAGGCTACAATTCAAATGGTGTTTATAATTTTGGACAAACCATTATATTGAAAGGATACAAGAACATTGGAAACTTGTAGCATATATTTAACATGATGGAAGATGGATGAGGGTTTACAGTTACAAAAATTTGAAAGTGGGATCCCCCCCAAGAGTCTTTTTTGCCCCCATAAAAGATTATATGGTAACCTGGTGCAGTAGTTAAATGATTATAAGGGTAATCATGGACCATTTCCACAGCTCAGAGTATGCTAAAGCTTACAAATTCAAGATAAAAGCTAGAGTGTGGTTAAAATGTGACATTCTCTGCCACAAATCAATTGGAATAGTTTATAAATTGTTAATTGCTTGAAATAATATGGTAAGAAAGATGTAAATATTAGTTTGGTTGTTTATGGGCAAAAACATTGGTGCTATTCTGATGCCACTTTCTGTAGCCATGTTCTTTGTATTCTCTGTCAATGTGGTTAAATCTAATTTGTGATCAATTGTCTTTTCCTAGTGGGACAACTAGCCACACCGTGGGTTTTGCGCAATTTATTTGGGTTTAGTTGAGAAACTCTAATAAGAGTAAATCGCCAACCTATTTTGCGGCATAAAAATTCCCACTTTTTCTCCCACTAGTTCCTCTCAGCTCATATCCAGTCCTTCCATAATTAGTTAAGCTGCCTTCACTATGTTCTGCTTCACTACAGTAttatcagaactgtacacagtacccctcTTGGGGTAACTGAATAAGTGCTTGAAAAACCTTACCAGACCTGTAATTTCTCTCTTTTGGTACAGAGTTTAAATTTATTGCTATCACTCATTGTGATAATAATAGTGATCCTCCGTTGCCCAAGATCAGTGGGGTCCTTCTTATACACACTAATACTTTGCCAATTTCATCACTTGTTTTTTTGGACATACTAGAATTTTGGTACAATGCCACATATTCCTGTTACTGGTCTGCTTGTTCTGTTATCTGCAGTTCACCACATCCATAATACATCCAATTTGGTAAATTGTTCTTATTTCTACATTATAAACAATTTCCCCACAACCAACCTTGAGGAATTTTTACTTAAACCCCTAACTCAACCTCGGGTAATAAAAGTTGATTCTATACTATGCAACAAATGTGATACTGGTAAACAAATTACATTTAAACTTTAATTACTTCATACAAAGTATTGTTTAACAGCACACAGTTTTGGTGTGACAATATCTCTCGTGTATTAAGTTCTTGCAATAGCTTCTTCATTCTCTGTAATCGTTGTTCTTGGCGACGAGACTTTTGCTGTAAGAATTTCAGTTTCTTCTTCAGTTTCTCATTTTGTTCCTCCAACTGCTGAATCTTCTTCTTTTGTAAGCACGCATCTCCAACACTGTAGCTATGGTCATAAACAGTTAAGAGTCCATGCGCTTGATTCAGTTCCGATTCCTCCATAATTTCCTCTGCTGCACGATGTTGGTCACTTGGTAATGCCATTTCTAACTTCTATCAATAGTGATTAACAGATTAATAGTTCAGGATGTATAATTTCAATATTCAGTGATTTACAACTGTAACAAGGTCAACTCAAAGTCACAAATAATTTATCTAATTCAACATTTGGAATGTAAAACTAATTTTTAGtaagatttaaaaaggaaaatattgtacATTTTGTAGCACATGCGCTTTGGCAAGAAAATGTAACTTGTTAAATTTCTTTTAACAATGAAGTTTAAGGAAGTGCTTTATTTGACAGAAAGTCGGAGATTTTGGGATCTATTCAGACCTGAAGGAttcctgacttgaaacgttaactatttctctttccacagatgctgcctgagctgctgaattttTGTGACAATGTTTTTCTAAGTGAAAAACAAATTTCTGCTTTCATGTTAAAATACAACGTGTTGAATAAAATCATTGGGCACCAGATTAATGTGATGCCTCTATTCAATAAAATGGCCAAACAGATGCAGGCAATCACAAACCCAGGGATCAAGAAGTTACAAATTTATGTTTTCCTAATAAAAGATCCAGCTCCCAGTATTCACAACTCTTTATAGCAATTAGGATACAAAAGGATGCTTATTTCTCTGATAAGCTTCAGATTGGAAGAGAGAGACAATCTACAGAAAGCAGGTGATAAAGGAATTTTCCTGATGCTGAGATAGCATGTTTAAGATACTgacaaattcaaattaaaaaaaatgtagtctTGTATCAGATCAAGCTGTCTGTATCCTGTACCAgaatggtaaaaacaataagatgtGCTGATATACTAAAAAAagacaagactgcagatactggaatccagagcaaaaaaacaaattgctgaaggaattcagtgggtcaagcagcatccttgcAATGAAGGAAGCAGGTTGGTGTGAGAatagggaggagaattaaaatagcttgcaactgggagcttcaGATGGCTATGGTAGACAGAGTACAGGCGCACAGCAAAGTAATCACCTCGTCAACATAGCTCCCTATGCTTGTTAAAACTGCATGCCTAAGATTTTTATGTATTCTACCAACTTTTTCAGGTGTTATGTTTAATTGTCAGGATTTTGAGATTTTTAGCAACTATGTATTTCATTACTTATAAATAAATCAGCTTTGATCTGTAAACACTAGTCTTGcatcacagtacatttccctcctTATTGGTACAAAATGCATCTACATTGATTAACTATTGTTAGACctacaataccccaagtgcagcaACGATGAGACAAATTCCAGCAAAATCCTATCTGGTCATCAacattggagaaaaaaaagatagCCTGAGCTGTTTCATTTGGAGATTTGCCTAAATACACAGAAATGGATGGTTATTTAAATgataatacaatgtattcaacCAATTAGCTTGAAGATGAACACATGAAAGAGATACAGATAAATTATTACTCCAGAAAAGCAGTCTACTTGAGCCAAATTAAAAGTCAAATTGAATCTACTGAAGAAATTCTATAGATTGGGACCATAATCAAGCCATTATTGCTGAACAAAACTTACTACATGTCCActcttttcattttcaaatatgtGAATGATGTGCAGAGGGGAGAAGATGAGAAATAGTGGTAATAGGGGACAATGTAGGGGATAAATACCACAGTACTGAAGGCCATGTTACCTACCCAGTATTGTCGTTAAGGACAGTTCCTTGGGACTGGAGAAAAGAGCTCCCTCAACTTGACTGGCCATCCACATTATAGTGCTGTGAATTTAGTTTGCTCATCTATCCTGCAATCTCTGTCCCCCACACAAGCTGCAAACACCTCATACCTGTTGGACAAGTGTAAAGTCCAAAACTCCTGCAATACTACCTTCTGCATCCCATTTTCCTCACTCATAGGTACAACCTTCTATGCATTTTGACCAGTCAATTCAACATTTAAGCAAAGGAATTTGACTGACTCCTGCAACAAAATGGCCAagtactcttccccctccctataCATCATAGTATCCAAATCTTACATTGCAGCTCATCAACTATTGAGCCAAAGCTCTTCAAGCTGCAAACACTCACTGCAAATGTGATCACTATGGATCCTAGTAGTTTCCATCAGTTGGTATGCCATTCTCATCTTAATTCTGTAACC encodes:
- the LOC127567467 gene encoding THAP domain-containing protein 1-like isoform X2, which encodes MVLSCSAYGCKNRFPLKRPELCKKWLDAVRRRNFIPTKNSNLCSEHFTLDCFRKNCNNKILEENAVPSIFCFTRPNQQSKKLEMALPSDQHRAAEEIMEESELNQAHGLLTVYDHSYSVGDACLQKKKIQQLEEQNEKLKKKLKFLQQKSRRQEQRLQRMKKLLQELNTREILSHQNCVLLNNTLYEVIKV
- the LOC127567467 gene encoding THAP domain-containing protein 1-like isoform X1; protein product: MVLSCSAYGCKNRYDKDRGVSFHRFPLKRPELCKKWLDAVRRRNFIPTKNSNLCSEHFTLDCFRKNCNNKILEENAVPSIFCFTRPNQQSKKLEMALPSDQHRAAEEIMEESELNQAHGLLTVYDHSYSVGDACLQKKKIQQLEEQNEKLKKKLKFLQQKSRRQEQRLQRMKKLLQELNTREILSHQNCVLLNNTLYEVIKV
- the LOC127567467 gene encoding THAP domain-containing protein 1-like isoform X3, whose product is MEGRKLNEAGCRRFPLKRPELCKKWLDAVRRRNFIPTKNSNLCSEHFTLDCFRKNCNNKILEENAVPSIFCFTRPNQQSKKLEMALPSDQHRAAEEIMEESELNQAHGLLTVYDHSYSVGDACLQKKKIQQLEEQNEKLKKKLKFLQQKSRRQEQRLQRMKKLLQELNTREILSHQNCVLLNNTLYEVIKV